The following proteins come from a genomic window of Aquabacterium sp. A3:
- the nhaR gene encoding transcriptional activator NhaR, producing MNYKHLQYFWAVARMGGVVKASEHLHVTPQTVSGQIQLLEDAVGRPLFRKKGRKLELTDTGELVYSYARDIFHLGSELEELLRQPRGVQRPVELRVGIVDAVPKLVAGQLMQPAMAGPQPFRVICREGKIESLLADLSVHRLDLVLSDRPLPPALSVNAYTHRLGGSQVGFYASQALAATFEQPFPALLEGAPLLSPGSESAMGLRLRQWLGKQKLRPRVVGEFDDSAMVKALGMQGLGVFLAPRVLDESVRRQYDATCLGEASDLIEEFHVITVERRITHPGVVAITEAARQGLFADWQR from the coding sequence GTGAACTACAAGCACTTGCAGTACTTCTGGGCCGTGGCCCGGATGGGCGGCGTGGTCAAGGCCAGCGAACACCTGCACGTCACGCCGCAAACGGTCAGTGGCCAGATCCAGTTGCTGGAAGACGCGGTGGGCCGCCCGCTGTTTCGCAAGAAGGGCCGCAAGCTGGAGCTCACGGACACGGGCGAGCTGGTCTACAGCTATGCGCGCGACATCTTTCACCTGGGCTCCGAGCTGGAGGAGCTGCTGCGCCAGCCCCGGGGGGTGCAGCGTCCGGTGGAGCTGCGGGTGGGCATCGTGGACGCGGTGCCCAAGCTGGTGGCAGGCCAGTTGATGCAGCCTGCCATGGCCGGGCCGCAACCCTTTCGCGTGATCTGCCGCGAGGGCAAGATCGAGAGCCTGCTGGCCGACCTGTCGGTGCACCGGCTCGACCTGGTGCTGTCTGATCGCCCCTTGCCGCCAGCGCTCAGCGTGAACGCCTACACCCATCGGCTGGGCGGGTCTCAAGTGGGCTTTTATGCATCGCAAGCGCTGGCGGCCACGTTTGAGCAGCCGTTTCCGGCGCTGCTGGAGGGCGCGCCCCTGTTGTCGCCGGGCAGCGAGTCGGCCATGGGCTTGCGCCTGAGGCAGTGGCTGGGCAAGCAAAAGCTGCGGCCGCGCGTGGTGGGCGAGTTCGACGACAGTGCCATGGTCAAGGCCCTGGGCATGCAGGGGTTGGGCGTGTTTCTGGCGCCACGGGTGCTGGACGAGTCGGTGCGTCGGCAGTACGACGCCACTTGCCTGGGTGAGGCGAGCGACCTGATCGAAGAATTCCACGTGATCACCGTGGAGCGTCGCATCACCCACCCCGGCGTGGTGGCCATCACCGAGGCGGCGCGTCAAGGCCTGTTCGCCGATTGGCAGCGCTGA
- a CDS encoding HD-GYP domain-containing protein, which yields MKFLRLSPDQVQAGQALAWNVYNEHQQLLLHKGYVLQTPDQVRALIERGVFIDQDDFAQHQRQRAQAQRAQNAVALWHDVHRRLEQLLQHAEAMSPQAFRDDLQACAHGINHGIERQRDASLFELLHADDPDGYTVRHAMQTAFVASLVGQGLGWSAADRDTLTHAALTMNLGMSRLQSELCGQSLPLNPQQRDAVTHHADRSCQQLEAKGVTDKDWLQAVAQHHVTPNGGPLPANHAQLSEQACMLHYTDVYLAKISARAYRPAMTAHAAARSLFMQADGQRNPYVSALIKELGVYPPGSCVRLANGEVGVVVRRGEAAHLPEVRSLTDPHGLALPSTPLRDTAQAPYKVVEGLPRHALTRRMDRQALFA from the coding sequence ATGAAATTCTTGAGACTGAGCCCCGACCAGGTCCAGGCGGGGCAAGCCCTGGCCTGGAACGTCTACAACGAACACCAGCAATTGCTGCTGCACAAAGGCTATGTGCTGCAAACCCCCGATCAGGTGCGGGCCTTGATCGAGCGCGGCGTGTTCATCGATCAGGACGACTTTGCACAGCATCAACGCCAACGTGCGCAGGCACAGCGGGCGCAGAACGCCGTGGCACTGTGGCACGACGTGCATCGGCGGCTGGAACAACTGCTGCAGCATGCAGAGGCCATGAGCCCTCAGGCCTTTCGTGACGACCTGCAAGCGTGTGCACATGGCATCAACCATGGCATTGAGCGCCAACGCGATGCCAGTCTGTTTGAACTGCTGCACGCAGACGATCCCGACGGCTACACCGTCAGGCACGCCATGCAGACCGCGTTCGTGGCCAGCCTCGTTGGCCAAGGTCTGGGTTGGTCTGCCGCCGATCGCGACACCCTGACCCATGCGGCGCTCACCATGAACCTGGGCATGTCACGGCTTCAAAGCGAGTTGTGTGGTCAGTCGCTGCCACTCAACCCGCAGCAGCGCGATGCAGTCACCCACCATGCCGACCGCAGCTGCCAGCAACTGGAGGCCAAAGGGGTGACCGACAAAGACTGGTTGCAGGCCGTGGCCCAGCACCATGTGACGCCCAACGGCGGCCCCTTGCCGGCGAACCACGCTCAACTCAGTGAACAGGCCTGCATGCTGCACTACACGGACGTGTACCTGGCCAAGATCAGTGCCCGCGCTTACCGGCCGGCCATGACCGCCCATGCGGCTGCACGCAGCCTGTTCATGCAGGCCGATGGCCAGCGCAACCCCTATGTGTCGGCCCTGATCAAGGAGCTGGGCGTGTACCCACCCGGCTCGTGCGTGCGCCTGGCCAATGGCGAGGTGGGCGTGGTGGTGCGCCGTGGTGAGGCGGCCCACCTGCCCGAGGTGCGCAGCCTGACCGACCCCCACGGACTGGCTCTGCCATCAACGCCCTTGCGAGACACGGCCCAGGCACCCTACAAGGTGGTGGAAGGACTGCCCCGGCACGCGCTGACACGTCGCATGGACAGACAGGCCTTGTTTGCCTGA
- the bioF gene encoding 8-amino-7-oxononanoate synthase, giving the protein MTTWFDDDLRTLGEQHLLRRRRQVAPWQAPAELTPHDEALRATTYCVDGQERLSFGSNDYLGLSQHPALMAAAHAAIDRYGVGATASPLVCGHSPEHEALEAELAALVGLPRALYFYAGYAANVGAIPALVGQGDAVFSDALNHACIIDGVRLSRAEAHIVPHGDLAALEAALRSSTARRKLVVTDAVFSMDGNVADVPALLALCERFDALLMIDDAHGFGVLGPQGEGTLAHHGMAGVQGVAPAWQGRLDRLVYMATLGKAAGVAGAFVAGSPQAIEWIMQKARTYMFATAAPAHIAAALRAGVRVIRDEPQRRDHLQALRHQLQAGVGRGLEAGSAWRLMPSDTAIQPLVIGRNDDALAVMAALDAQGIWVPAIRPPTVPAGTARLRISLSAAHTTEQVQRLCEALQAAHGCKAP; this is encoded by the coding sequence ATGACGACATGGTTTGACGACGACTTGCGCACCCTGGGCGAGCAGCATCTGCTGCGCAGACGCCGCCAGGTGGCGCCCTGGCAGGCCCCGGCCGAGTTGACCCCGCACGATGAGGCCCTGCGCGCCACCACCTACTGTGTTGACGGGCAAGAGCGGTTGTCCTTTGGCAGCAACGATTACCTGGGCCTGTCACAGCACCCGGCCTTGATGGCCGCCGCGCACGCCGCCATCGACCGTTACGGCGTGGGGGCCACGGCCTCGCCCCTGGTGTGCGGCCACAGCCCCGAGCACGAGGCCCTGGAGGCCGAACTGGCCGCGCTGGTGGGCCTGCCCCGGGCGCTGTACTTCTATGCGGGCTATGCGGCCAATGTGGGCGCCATCCCCGCCCTGGTGGGCCAGGGCGATGCCGTGTTCTCGGATGCCCTGAACCACGCCTGCATCATCGATGGCGTGCGCCTGTCGCGCGCTGAGGCGCACATCGTGCCCCATGGTGATCTGGCCGCACTGGAGGCCGCCTTGCGCAGCAGCACCGCCCGGCGCAAGCTGGTGGTGACTGACGCGGTGTTCAGCATGGATGGCAACGTGGCCGATGTGCCGGCCCTGCTGGCCCTGTGCGAGCGCTTCGATGCCCTGCTGATGATCGACGATGCGCATGGCTTTGGCGTGCTGGGCCCGCAGGGTGAGGGCACGCTGGCACACCATGGCATGGCGGGCGTGCAGGGCGTGGCGCCGGCCTGGCAAGGGCGGCTGGACCGCCTGGTCTACATGGCCACGCTGGGCAAGGCGGCGGGCGTGGCCGGCGCCTTCGTGGCCGGCTCGCCCCAGGCGATCGAGTGGATCATGCAGAAGGCCCGCACCTACATGTTTGCCACGGCGGCGCCCGCGCACATCGCGGCGGCCTTGCGGGCGGGGGTGCGCGTGATCCGTGATGAGCCGCAACGTCGCGACCACCTGCAGGCCTTGCGCCATCAACTCCAGGCAGGGGTGGGACGCGGCCTGGAGGCCGGCAGCGCCTGGCGCCTGATGCCCTCGGACACGGCCATCCAGCCGCTGGTGATTGGCCGCAATGACGACGCGCTGGCCGTCATGGCCGCGCTGGACGCGCAGGGCATCTGGGTGCCCGCGATTCGGCCGCCCACGGTGCCGGCAGGCACGGCGCGCCTGCGCATCTCGCTGTCGGCGGCGCACACCACCGAGCAGGTGCAGCGCCTGTGCGAGGCGCTTCAGGCCGCGCATGGCTGCAAGGCACCCTGA